In the Streptomyces sp. cg36 genome, one interval contains:
- a CDS encoding HAD family hydrolase, translated as MDRMSLPAHPLTVGFDLDMTLIDSRRGIHAVYTRLAAETGAHIDADAAVGRLGPPLEWELGHWFPEELVPEMARRYRELYPAHAIAPSPALPGAAEAIGAVRAAGGRAIVVTAKNRPQAGLHLTHLGLEPDELIGGLWAEAKAVALKEHGAAVYVGDHTGDVLGARAAGALSVAVATGPVGADELRAAGADVVLADLTEFPAWWKGYVDGPR; from the coding sequence ATGGACCGCATGTCCCTCCCCGCGCACCCCCTCACCGTCGGCTTCGACCTCGACATGACGCTCATCGACTCCCGCCGCGGCATCCACGCCGTGTACACGCGGCTCGCGGCCGAGACGGGGGCGCACATCGACGCGGACGCGGCCGTCGGCCGGCTGGGGCCGCCGCTGGAGTGGGAGCTGGGGCACTGGTTCCCCGAGGAGCTGGTCCCGGAGATGGCGCGGCGCTACCGCGAGCTCTACCCGGCCCACGCCATCGCCCCCTCCCCCGCCCTGCCCGGCGCCGCCGAGGCGATCGGGGCGGTGCGCGCGGCGGGCGGCCGGGCGATCGTGGTGACCGCCAAGAACCGGCCGCAGGCGGGCCTGCACCTGACGCACCTGGGCCTGGAGCCCGACGAGCTGATCGGCGGGCTGTGGGCCGAGGCGAAGGCGGTGGCGCTGAAGGAGCACGGCGCCGCCGTGTACGTCGGCGACCACACCGGCGACGTGCTGGGCGCCCGTGCCGCGGGCGCGCTGTCGGTGGCCGTGGCGACCGGCCCCGTCGGCGCGGACGAGCTGCGCGCGGCCGGCGCCGACGTGGTCCTGGCGGACCTCACCGAGTTCCCGGCCTGGTGGAAGGGGTACGTGGACGGGCCCCGCTGA
- a CDS encoding cold-shock protein, translating to MPTGKVKWFNSEKGFGFLSRDDGGDVFVHSSVLPSGVETLKPGQRVEFGVVAGQRGDQALSVTVLDPAPSVAAAQRRKPDELASIVQDLTTLLENITPMLERGRYPDKAAGKKIAGLLRAVADQLDV from the coding sequence GTGCCTACCGGCAAGGTCAAATGGTTCAACAGCGAGAAGGGCTTCGGCTTTCTCTCCCGCGACGACGGCGGCGACGTCTTCGTGCACTCGTCCGTGCTCCCCTCCGGGGTGGAGACGCTCAAGCCCGGCCAGCGCGTCGAGTTCGGAGTGGTGGCGGGTCAGCGTGGTGACCAGGCTCTCTCGGTGACGGTCCTCGACCCGGCGCCCTCGGTCGCGGCGGCCCAGCGGCGCAAGCCGGACGAACTGGCCTCGATCGTCCAGGACCTGACCACGCTCCTGGAGAACATCACGCCGATGCTGGAGCGGGGCCGCTACCCCGACAAGGCGGCGGGCAAGAAGATCGCCGGTCTGCTGCGGGCGGTGGCGGACCAGCTCGACGTCTGA
- a CDS encoding 1,4-dihydroxy-6-naphthoate synthase: MTEPLRIAYSPCPNDTFVFDAWAHGRVPGAPELDVTFADIDVTNGIAERGEDGLDVLKVSYAVLPWVLDEYALLPCGGALGRGCGPLVLTREAGVDLTGKTVAVPSERSTAYLLFRLWAADVVPDGVGEVVVLPFHEIMPAVRDGRVDAGLVIHEARFTYQEYGLHALADMGEHWEATTGLPIPLGAIVARRSLGGPKLRELAEVIRTSVRMAWDDPEASRPYVREHAQEMDPAVADQHIGLYVNEFTHDLGEDGYAAVRGLLTRAAAEGLVPPLGRDALGFG; the protein is encoded by the coding sequence ATGACTGAGCCGCTGCGCATCGCCTACTCGCCCTGCCCCAACGACACGTTCGTCTTCGACGCCTGGGCGCACGGCCGGGTGCCGGGCGCGCCCGAGCTCGACGTCACCTTCGCCGACATCGACGTCACCAACGGCATCGCCGAGCGCGGCGAGGACGGCCTCGACGTCCTGAAGGTGTCGTACGCGGTGCTGCCCTGGGTGCTCGACGAGTACGCCCTGCTGCCCTGCGGCGGCGCGCTCGGCCGGGGCTGCGGCCCGCTGGTGCTCACCCGGGAGGCGGGCGTCGACCTGACCGGGAAGACGGTCGCGGTGCCCAGCGAGCGCTCGACGGCGTACCTGCTCTTCCGGCTCTGGGCCGCGGACGTGGTGCCCGACGGGGTCGGCGAGGTCGTCGTGCTGCCGTTCCACGAGATCATGCCCGCCGTGCGGGACGGGCGGGTGGACGCCGGACTGGTCATCCACGAGGCCCGGTTCACGTACCAGGAGTACGGGCTGCACGCGCTCGCCGACATGGGCGAGCACTGGGAGGCCACCACCGGGCTGCCGATCCCGCTGGGCGCCATCGTCGCGCGCCGCTCGCTCGGCGGGCCGAAGCTGCGCGAACTCGCCGAAGTGATCAGGACGTCCGTCCGGATGGCCTGGGACGATCCCGAGGCGTCCCGGCCGTACGTACGCGAGCACGCCCAGGAGATGGATCCGGCGGTGGCCGACCAGCACATCGGGCTCTACGTCAACGAGTTCACCCACGACTTGGGCGAGGACGGCTACGCCGCGGTGCGCGGCCTGCTCACACGGGCCGCGGCCGAGGGGCTGGTGCCTCCGCTCGGCCGCGACGCGCTCGGCTTCGGGTGA
- a CDS encoding futalosine hydrolase, whose product MRVLVVTAVPAERDAVTRACPDGFDVVAGGVGPAASAAATATALARAPYGLVVSAGIGGGFRPAAPVGSLVVASRIVAADLGADTPDGYLDVEELGFGRSAHLPPRALAAALAAATGALCAPVLTVSTVTGTAARAAELAARHPGAGAEAMEGFGVAEAAALHGTPVAEIRAVSNAVGPRDRSAWRIGDALAALTDAFGKLPPVLESWNGHD is encoded by the coding sequence GTGCGCGTCCTGGTCGTGACCGCGGTCCCCGCCGAGCGGGACGCGGTCACGAGGGCGTGCCCGGACGGCTTCGACGTGGTCGCGGGCGGGGTCGGCCCCGCCGCGTCCGCCGCCGCCACCGCGACCGCGCTGGCCCGCGCCCCGTACGGCCTGGTGGTCTCGGCCGGGATCGGCGGCGGGTTCCGGCCCGCCGCGCCGGTGGGATCGCTGGTCGTGGCCTCCCGGATCGTCGCCGCCGACCTCGGCGCCGACACGCCCGACGGCTACCTCGACGTCGAGGAGCTCGGGTTCGGCCGGTCCGCCCATCTGCCGCCGCGGGCGCTCGCCGCCGCCCTCGCCGCGGCCACCGGCGCCCTGTGCGCGCCGGTCCTCACCGTCTCCACCGTCACCGGCACCGCCGCCCGCGCCGCCGAACTGGCCGCCCGCCACCCCGGCGCCGGGGCCGAGGCGATGGAGGGGTTCGGGGTCGCCGAGGCGGCGGCCCTGCACGGCACGCCCGTCGCCGAGATCCGCGCGGTCTCCAACGCGGTGGGCCCGCGCGACCGTTCCGCCTGGCGGATCGGGGACGCGCTCGCGGCACTCACCGACGCCTTCGGGAAGCTTCCGCCCGTACTGGAGAGTTGGAACGGTCATGACTGA
- a CDS encoding DUF2771 domain-containing protein: MTVAFTSGKARRAGIALGAVSAGLLVLSACDKPTPLATVTVGTSSVNAEAACRNDGKVLSDEKLTTCLSSVKTSKTINYSPGATLRLGVDPDVVEHGDKWVAVLDGNPITEPSNKTYRSFPNADVFATGGQSAAPKTKKINIIQVNDKNKPKSVWSFTLKRDDS, encoded by the coding sequence ATGACCGTTGCGTTCACCTCTGGTAAGGCCCGTCGGGCCGGCATCGCCCTCGGCGCCGTCTCCGCGGGACTCCTCGTCCTCTCCGCCTGCGACAAGCCGACGCCCCTCGCGACCGTGACGGTCGGGACGAGCTCGGTGAACGCCGAGGCCGCCTGCCGCAACGACGGCAAGGTGCTGTCCGACGAAAAGCTCACGACCTGCCTCAGCAGCGTGAAGACGTCGAAGACGATCAACTACTCGCCGGGTGCGACCCTGCGTCTGGGCGTGGACCCGGACGTCGTCGAGCACGGTGACAAGTGGGTGGCCGTGCTCGACGGCAACCCGATCACCGAGCCGTCCAACAAGACGTACCGCTCGTTCCCGAACGCGGACGTGTTCGCGACCGGCGGGCAGAGCGCCGCGCCCAAGACCAAGAAGATCAACATCATTCAGGTGAACGACAAGAACAAGCCCAAGTCGGTGTGGAGCTTCACGCTCAAGCGCGACGACAGCTGA
- a CDS encoding MFS transporter — MATARSTDEAGPLRRAGRTVGKALHTPFTGTARSIRKATHAHGAGESGLGKLIELHAVNGAGDVMITVALASTVFFSVPTDQARGRVALYLAITMAPFTLLAPVIGPLLDRMPHGRRAAMAGAMLARALLALTMSGAVATGGLELYPAALGVLVASKAYGVVRSAVVPRLLPPRFSLVKANSRVTLAGLLATAAAAPIGAGLQHIGPQWPLYGAFCVFVAGTFLAFTLDHKVDSDKGESKAGLSDHGGRKPGLRSVGASVRNGLIANAALRSLSGFLIFFLAFLLREHPLSGQSAAVSLAVVGVSAGVGNALGTAAGSLLRSRGPEIIIVAALLAALGAAVCAAAFFSGLLMAVLGASAGFTQALAKLSLDAMLQRDVPEEVRTSAFARSETALQMSWVLGGAIGIVLPLNGVVGMSVAAGLLAVGALTSVRGLLSSARRGTPHPRVA; from the coding sequence GTGGCTACCGCGAGGTCCACCGACGAGGCCGGTCCCCTCCGCAGGGCGGGGCGGACGGTCGGCAAAGCGCTGCACACACCCTTCACGGGCACCGCGCGTTCCATCCGAAAGGCGACGCACGCGCACGGCGCCGGTGAGTCGGGCCTGGGCAAACTCATCGAACTGCACGCGGTGAACGGCGCGGGCGACGTGATGATCACCGTGGCCCTGGCGTCCACCGTGTTCTTCTCCGTCCCCACCGACCAGGCCCGCGGCCGGGTCGCGCTGTACCTGGCGATCACGATGGCGCCGTTCACCCTCCTGGCCCCCGTGATCGGCCCGCTGCTCGACCGGATGCCGCACGGCCGGCGCGCCGCGATGGCGGGCGCGATGCTCGCCCGGGCGCTCCTCGCGCTGACGATGTCGGGCGCGGTGGCCACCGGCGGCCTGGAGCTGTATCCGGCGGCGCTGGGCGTCCTGGTGGCGTCCAAGGCGTACGGGGTGGTGCGCAGCGCGGTCGTGCCACGGCTGCTGCCACCACGGTTCTCGCTGGTCAAAGCCAATTCGCGGGTGACGCTCGCCGGGCTGCTGGCGACGGCCGCCGCCGCCCCGATCGGCGCGGGGCTGCAGCACATCGGGCCGCAGTGGCCGCTCTACGGGGCGTTCTGCGTCTTCGTGGCGGGCACGTTCCTGGCCTTCACGCTCGACCACAAGGTGGACTCCGACAAGGGCGAGAGCAAGGCGGGGCTGTCCGACCACGGCGGGCGCAAGCCGGGGCTGCGCTCGGTCGGCGCGTCCGTGCGGAACGGGCTGATCGCCAACGCCGCCCTGCGCTCCCTCTCCGGGTTCCTGATCTTCTTCCTGGCGTTCCTGCTGCGCGAGCATCCGCTGTCCGGGCAGAGCGCCGCCGTCTCGCTGGCCGTGGTGGGCGTCTCGGCGGGCGTCGGCAACGCGCTGGGCACCGCGGCGGGCTCGCTGCTGCGCTCCCGGGGCCCGGAGATCATCATCGTGGCGGCGCTGCTGGCGGCGCTGGGCGCGGCGGTGTGCGCGGCGGCCTTCTTCAGCGGGCTGCTGATGGCGGTGCTGGGCGCGTCCGCCGGGTTCACCCAGGCGCTGGCGAAGCTGTCGCTGGACGCGATGCTCCAGCGCGACGTGCCCGAGGAGGTGCGCACCTCGGCGTTCGCCCGTTCGGAGACCGCACTGCAGATGTCGTGGGTGCTGGGCGGTGCCATAGGGATCGTGCTGCCGCTGAACGGGGTGGTGGGCATGTCGGTGGCGGCGGGGCTGCTCGCGGTCGGCGCGCTCACCTCCGTACGGGGGCTGCTGAGCTCCGCGCGGCGCGGCACGCCACACCCGCGCGTGGCGTGA
- a CDS encoding DUF3027 domain-containing protein produces the protein MSAATTRSRTPDRLCAEAVDLAREAAEEAAHPGVVGEHVSAVAEGDRVVTHFFECKEPGYRGWRWAVTVARASRAKQVTLDETVLLPGPDALQAPEWVPWSERLRPGDMGPGDLLPTEADDLRLEPGYSGEDAPPPNSAVSEEMAERVEAEDAELVSRPDTSRGSIAAVAEELGMRRARVLSRYGLHVAADRWDEAFGAKTPMAQAAPASCVSCAFLVPLAGSLRQAFGICANEFGPADGRVVSLSYGCGGHSEAAVMPKPPKPAAPVLDTVGADALLLRPVADGGSVEASPDRDSEDLGHS, from the coding sequence GTGAGTGCTGCGACGACGCGAAGCCGTACCCCCGACCGCCTGTGCGCCGAAGCGGTCGACCTCGCCCGGGAGGCGGCCGAGGAGGCCGCACACCCCGGTGTGGTCGGCGAACATGTATCGGCCGTGGCCGAGGGCGACCGGGTCGTCACCCACTTCTTCGAGTGCAAGGAGCCGGGCTACCGGGGCTGGCGCTGGGCGGTGACCGTCGCGCGGGCCTCCCGCGCCAAGCAGGTCACCCTCGACGAGACGGTCCTGCTGCCCGGCCCCGACGCGCTCCAGGCGCCCGAATGGGTGCCGTGGAGCGAACGGCTGCGTCCGGGTGACATGGGCCCCGGCGACCTGCTGCCCACCGAGGCCGACGACCTGCGCCTGGAGCCCGGCTACAGCGGCGAGGACGCGCCGCCGCCGAACTCCGCGGTCTCCGAGGAGATGGCCGAGCGGGTCGAGGCCGAGGACGCGGAGCTGGTCTCCCGGCCCGACACCTCGCGCGGCTCGATCGCGGCGGTCGCCGAGGAGCTCGGCATGCGCCGGGCGCGGGTCCTGTCGCGGTACGGGCTGCACGTGGCGGCGGACCGCTGGGACGAGGCGTTCGGGGCGAAGACCCCGATGGCGCAGGCCGCGCCCGCGTCCTGCGTGTCGTGCGCCTTCCTGGTGCCGCTGGCCGGGTCCCTGCGGCAGGCGTTCGGGATCTGCGCCAACGAATTCGGCCCGGCCGACGGGCGTGTCGTCTCCCTGTCCTACGGCTGCGGCGGCCACTCGGAGGCCGCGGTCATGCCGAAGCCGCCGAAGCCGGCGGCGCCGGTGCTGGACACGGTGGGGGCGGATGCGCTGCTGCTGCGTCCGGTGGCGGACGGGGGCTCGGTGGAGGCGTCCCCCGACCGGGACTCGGAGGACCTGGGCCACTCATAG
- a CDS encoding sacsin N-terminal ATP-binding-like domain-containing protein gives MKATTIEGADPFGTARLRRGVVDAWAATPARFREDANAEEDLALGGYRDRLVVELAQNAADAAARAGVPGRLRLTLHPGAPGEQPVLAAANTGTPLDATGVESLSTLRASAKRRDAGTSVGRFGVGFAAVLAVSDEPAVVGRTGGVRWSLAEARDLAAEAARFSPGLGDELRRRDGHVPLLRLPLPAEGSAPEGYDTVVVLPLRDEPAEDLVRRLLAEIDDALLLTLPGLVEVVVDTPDGTRVLRRSEQDGYVHIDDTRDGLNRWRTVSAAGALEPALLADRPVEERLRPHWSVTWAVPVDLDGAPQRPRTAPVVHAPTPTDEPLGVPALLIASLPLDTARRHPAPGPLTDFLVERAAEAYAALLGDWQPVSTGTLDLVPGPLGRGELDGALRAAVLERLPRVAFLAPAVPSEELPALRPFEAEVVEGAGADTVKVLAEVLPTLLPAGLERRAELRTLGVGRLPLGDAIERIGGAERAPEWWYRLYDTLAGVDPDRLSGLPVPLSDGRTAVGPRQILLPLADTPADLARLGLKVAHAAAAHPLLEKLGALPATPRAVLTTAQVRAAVAGSLDGGEIWDEDAPDADELAETVLALVRDAGLEPGDEPWLGALALPDEDGELAPAGELVLPGSPFASVVRAGELAEVDAELAERWGEQPLAACGVLATFALVRATDVVLDPDELEPRDGDFAEPDDAGLLDAVDVWCEDLLDQLPHTPVPPVATEIVAVRDLDLVDDDAWPRALAMLARPPLRDALTQPVRVLLPDGTTETVRPYTAWWLRGHPVLGGRRPAGLRAAGSDPLLSGLYESADATGFDDEQVLRALGVRTSVAALLDEPGGAAELLARLADDGLPVTGAQLHALYTALADLDPEQVTLPDELRAVVDGEVRVVDAADAVVADAPDLLPLTDGLPLLPVAPARAAELAELLQVRRLGETASAEVTTVGTEHEVPEPVRTLLGPAAPLSYFEHEELLAGGVELDWRRAPDGAVHAATLEGVAAGLAWAAGQWPRRFEVAALLEDPTRTTELSRARWFD, from the coding sequence GTGAAGGCGACAACGATCGAGGGCGCCGACCCGTTCGGCACGGCCCGGCTGCGCCGAGGCGTGGTGGACGCCTGGGCCGCCACCCCCGCCCGCTTCCGCGAGGACGCCAACGCCGAGGAGGACCTCGCCCTCGGCGGCTACCGCGACCGCCTCGTCGTGGAGCTCGCCCAGAACGCCGCCGACGCGGCGGCCCGCGCGGGCGTCCCCGGCCGCCTCCGCCTCACCCTGCACCCCGGCGCCCCGGGCGAGCAGCCGGTCCTGGCCGCCGCCAACACCGGCACCCCCCTGGACGCCACGGGCGTGGAGTCGCTCTCCACGCTCCGCGCCTCCGCCAAGCGCCGCGACGCCGGGACCTCGGTCGGCCGGTTCGGCGTCGGCTTCGCCGCGGTCCTCGCCGTCAGCGACGAGCCCGCCGTCGTCGGCCGTACCGGCGGGGTGCGCTGGTCGCTGGCCGAGGCCCGCGACCTGGCCGCCGAGGCCGCCCGCTTCAGCCCGGGCCTCGGCGACGAGCTGCGCCGCCGCGACGGCCACGTACCGCTGCTGCGGCTCCCGCTGCCCGCCGAGGGCAGCGCCCCCGAGGGCTACGACACGGTCGTCGTCCTGCCGCTGCGCGACGAGCCCGCCGAGGACCTGGTGCGCCGTCTGCTCGCGGAGATCGACGACGCGCTGCTGCTGACCCTGCCCGGCCTGGTCGAGGTCGTCGTCGACACCCCGGACGGCACCCGCGTACTGCGCCGCTCCGAGCAGGACGGCTACGTCCACATCGACGACACCCGCGACGGCCTCAACCGCTGGCGGACCGTCAGCGCCGCCGGGGCGCTGGAGCCCGCGCTCCTCGCGGACCGGCCCGTCGAGGAACGGCTGCGCCCGCACTGGTCGGTGACCTGGGCCGTCCCCGTCGATCTGGACGGCGCCCCCCAGCGCCCCCGCACGGCCCCCGTCGTGCACGCGCCCACCCCCACCGACGAGCCCCTCGGCGTACCCGCCCTGCTCATCGCCTCGCTGCCGCTGGACACCGCCCGCCGCCACCCGGCCCCCGGCCCGCTCACCGACTTCCTGGTGGAGCGCGCGGCCGAGGCGTACGCCGCGCTCCTCGGCGACTGGCAGCCCGTCTCCACCGGCACCCTCGACCTGGTGCCCGGTCCGCTGGGCCGGGGCGAGCTGGACGGGGCGCTGCGCGCCGCCGTTCTGGAGCGGCTGCCCCGCGTCGCGTTCCTGGCCCCCGCCGTGCCCTCCGAAGAGCTGCCCGCGCTGCGGCCGTTCGAGGCCGAGGTGGTAGAGGGCGCGGGCGCCGACACCGTGAAGGTGCTGGCCGAGGTGCTGCCGACGCTGCTGCCCGCCGGTCTGGAGCGCCGCGCCGAGCTGCGCACGCTGGGCGTGGGCCGGCTGCCGCTGGGCGACGCCATCGAGCGGATCGGCGGCGCCGAGCGCGCCCCCGAGTGGTGGTACCGGCTCTACGACACGCTCGCCGGGGTCGACCCGGACCGGCTCAGCGGGCTGCCCGTACCGCTGTCGGACGGGCGTACCGCCGTCGGCCCGCGCCAGATCCTGCTGCCGCTCGCCGACACCCCCGCCGACCTCGCCCGGCTCGGTCTGAAGGTCGCGCACGCGGCTGCCGCGCACCCCCTCCTGGAGAAGCTCGGCGCCCTCCCGGCCACGCCCCGGGCCGTGCTGACGACGGCTCAGGTGCGGGCGGCGGTCGCCGGGTCCCTGGACGGCGGGGAGATCTGGGACGAGGACGCGCCGGACGCCGACGAACTCGCCGAGACCGTACTGGCGCTGGTGCGGGACGCCGGGCTCGAACCCGGCGACGAGCCCTGGCTGGGCGCGCTCGCCCTGCCCGACGAGGACGGCGAGCTCGCCCCCGCCGGTGAACTCGTGCTGCCCGGAAGCCCGTTCGCGTCCGTCGTGCGCGCGGGCGAACTCGCCGAGGTCGACGCCGAGCTGGCCGAGCGCTGGGGCGAGCAGCCGCTGGCCGCCTGCGGCGTGCTGGCCACGTTCGCGCTGGTGCGCGCCACCGATGTGGTCCTCGACCCGGACGAACTGGAGCCCCGCGACGGCGACTTCGCCGAACCCGACGACGCCGGGCTCCTGGACGCCGTCGACGTGTGGTGCGAGGACCTGCTGGACCAGCTGCCGCACACCCCGGTGCCGCCGGTGGCCACCGAGATCGTGGCGGTCCGCGACCTCGACCTGGTCGACGACGACGCCTGGCCGCGGGCGCTGGCGATGCTCGCCCGGCCGCCGCTGCGGGACGCCCTCACCCAGCCCGTACGCGTCCTGCTGCCGGACGGCACGACCGAGACGGTCCGCCCGTACACGGCGTGGTGGCTGCGCGGCCACCCCGTACTCGGCGGACGCCGCCCGGCGGGTCTGCGCGCGGCGGGCTCCGACCCGCTGCTGTCCGGGCTGTACGAGTCGGCCGACGCGACCGGGTTCGACGACGAACAGGTCCTGCGGGCGCTGGGGGTGCGCACCTCGGTGGCGGCGCTGCTTGACGAGCCCGGCGGCGCGGCCGAGCTGCTCGCCCGCCTCGCCGACGACGGCCTCCCCGTCACCGGCGCCCAGCTCCACGCCCTCTACACCGCGCTGGCCGACCTCGACCCCGAGCAGGTCACGCTGCCGGACGAGCTGCGCGCGGTGGTCGACGGGGAGGTACGGGTGGTGGACGCGGCCGACGCGGTGGTCGCCGACGCGCCCGACCTGCTGCCGCTCACCGACGGGCTGCCGCTGCTGCCCGTCGCCCCGGCCCGGGCGGCCGAGCTGGCCGAGCTGCTCCAGGTGCGGCGGCTCGGTGAGACGGCGTCGGCCGAGGTGACGACGGTCGGCACGGAACACGAGGTGCCGGAGCCGGTACGGACACTGCTCGGACCGGCCGCCCCGCTCTCGTACTTCGAGCACGAGGAGCTGCTGGCGGGCGGCGTCGAGCTCGACTGGCGCCGCGCGCCCGACGGGGCCGTCCACGCGGCCACCCTGGAGGGCGTCGCCGCCGGCCTCGCCTGGGCGGCGGGCCAGTGGCCCCGCCGCTTCGAGGTGGCGGCCCTCCTGGAGGACCCGACCCGCACGACGGAACTGTCCCGGGCCCGCTGGTTCGACTGA
- a CDS encoding HAD-IC family P-type ATPase — protein MTQRANIDAGAELDPVHPVPPPAAPGRATGLTTAEVAERVARGEVNDVPVRSSRSTAEIVRANVFTRFNAIIGVLWAIMLVVAPLQDSLFGFVIIANTGIGIIQELRAKKTLDGLAVIGEAKPTVRRDGAAAEISTSEIVLGDLVELGPGDKVVVDGEVVETDGLEVDESLLTGEADPVLKKPGDKMMSGSFVVAGGGAFTATKVGREAYAAQLAEEASRFTLVHSELRNGISLILKYVTWLMIPTSIGLVISQLVVKDDNFKQSIAYTVGGIVPMIPEGLVLLTSVAFAIGVIRLGRKQCLVQELPAIEGLARVDVVCLDKTGTLTEGGMDVTELRPLGGAEETYVRKVLGALGESDPRPNASLQAIIDAYPDAEEWRCTESLPFSSARKYSGAAFSEGDGENSTWLLGAPDVLLPAGDPALAEIDSLNEQGLRVLLLARARRELDDPQVAQDARATALVVLEQRLRPDAAETLRYFDEQNVHAKVISGDNAVSVGAVAGKLGLPGAQNTVDARQLPTDQGEMAEVLDQNAVFGRVTPQQKRDMVAALQSRGHTVAMTGDGVNDVLALKDADIGVSMGSGSEATRAVAQIVLLNNSFATLPSVVAEGRRVIGNITRVATLFLVKTVYSVLLALLVVCTQVEYLFLPRHLTLLSTLTIGIPAFFLALAPNTERAKPHFVRRVMRYAVPGGVIAALTTFATYLLARHYYVGDGAREAETSAATLTLFLVSMWVLAIIARPYTWWRIALVLAMGAAFLLVLAVPWLQSFFALKLVGTTMPWAAVGIAVVGAGLLEVAWRWVGRKWPA, from the coding sequence ATGACGCAGCGCGCCAATATCGACGCCGGGGCCGAACTCGACCCCGTCCACCCCGTGCCGCCGCCCGCCGCGCCCGGCCGGGCCACCGGGCTGACCACCGCCGAGGTCGCCGAACGCGTCGCCCGGGGCGAGGTCAACGACGTCCCCGTGCGCAGCAGCCGCTCCACCGCCGAGATCGTCCGCGCCAACGTCTTCACCCGGTTCAACGCGATCATCGGCGTGCTCTGGGCGATCATGCTGGTGGTGGCGCCGCTCCAGGACAGCCTCTTCGGGTTCGTCATCATCGCCAACACCGGCATCGGTATCATCCAGGAGCTGCGCGCCAAGAAGACCCTCGACGGGCTCGCGGTCATCGGCGAGGCCAAACCGACGGTCCGGCGCGACGGCGCCGCCGCCGAGATCTCCACCTCCGAGATCGTCCTCGGCGACCTGGTCGAACTCGGCCCCGGCGACAAGGTGGTGGTCGACGGCGAGGTGGTCGAGACCGACGGCCTCGAAGTCGACGAGTCCCTCCTCACCGGCGAGGCCGACCCCGTACTGAAGAAGCCCGGCGACAAGATGATGTCCGGGTCGTTCGTGGTCGCGGGCGGCGGCGCGTTCACCGCGACCAAGGTCGGGCGCGAGGCGTACGCGGCGCAGCTCGCCGAGGAGGCCAGCCGGTTCACCCTGGTCCACTCCGAGCTGCGCAACGGCATCTCGCTGATCCTCAAGTACGTCACCTGGCTGATGATCCCGACCTCCATCGGGCTGGTGATCAGCCAACTGGTGGTCAAGGACGACAACTTCAAGCAGTCCATCGCGTACACCGTCGGCGGCATCGTCCCGATGATCCCCGAGGGCCTGGTGCTGCTGACCTCGGTGGCGTTCGCGATCGGGGTGATCCGGCTCGGCCGCAAGCAGTGCCTGGTGCAGGAGCTCCCCGCGATCGAGGGCCTGGCCCGGGTGGACGTGGTGTGCCTCGACAAGACCGGCACGCTCACCGAGGGCGGCATGGACGTCACCGAACTGCGCCCGCTGGGCGGCGCGGAGGAGACGTACGTGCGCAAGGTGCTCGGCGCGCTCGGCGAGTCCGACCCCCGGCCCAACGCCTCCCTCCAGGCGATCATCGACGCGTACCCGGACGCCGAGGAGTGGCGCTGCACCGAGTCGCTGCCCTTCTCCTCCGCGCGCAAGTACAGCGGGGCCGCGTTCAGCGAGGGCGACGGGGAGAACTCCACCTGGCTGCTGGGCGCACCCGACGTCCTGCTGCCCGCGGGCGACCCGGCGCTCGCCGAGATCGACTCCCTCAACGAACAGGGCCTGCGCGTCCTGCTGCTCGCCCGCGCCCGCCGCGAACTCGACGACCCGCAGGTGGCGCAGGACGCGCGGGCCACCGCGCTGGTCGTCCTGGAACAGCGGCTGCGGCCCGACGCGGCCGAGACCCTGCGCTACTTCGACGAGCAGAACGTCCACGCCAAGGTCATCTCCGGGGACAACGCGGTCTCCGTGGGCGCGGTGGCCGGCAAGCTCGGGCTGCCGGGCGCGCAGAACACCGTGGACGCGCGGCAGCTGCCCACCGACCAGGGCGAGATGGCGGAAGTCCTCGACCAGAACGCGGTGTTCGGCCGGGTCACCCCGCAGCAGAAGCGGGACATGGTGGCGGCGCTCCAGTCCCGGGGCCACACCGTCGCGATGACCGGCGACGGCGTCAACGACGTCCTCGCCCTCAAGGACGCGGACATCGGCGTCTCGATGGGCTCGGGCTCCGAGGCGACCCGGGCCGTGGCCCAGATCGTGCTGCTCAACAACAGCTTCGCGACGCTGCCCTCGGTGGTGGCGGAGGGCCGCCGGGTCATCGGCAACATCACCCGGGTGGCGACGCTGTTCCTGGTCAAGACGGTGTACTCGGTGCTGCTCGCGCTGCTGGTGGTGTGCACGCAGGTGGAGTACCTGTTCCTGCCGCGCCATCTGACCCTGCTGTCGACGCTGACCATCGGCATCCCGGCGTTCTTCCTCGCCCTCGCGCCCAACACCGAACGCGCCAAGCCGCACTTCGTACGGCGGGTGATGCGGTACGCGGTCCCCGGCGGCGTCATCGCGGCGCTCACCACCTTCGCCACGTACCTGCTGGCGCGCCACTACTACGTGGGGGACGGCGCGCGGGAGGCCGAGACCAGCGCGGCGACGCTGACGCTGTTCCTGGTGTCGATGTGGGTCCTGGCGATCATCGCCCGCCCGTACACATGGTGGCGGATCGCCCTCGTACTGGCGATGGGCGCGGCGTTCCTGCTGGTCCTGGCGGTGCCGTGGCTGCAGAGCTTCTTCGCGCTGAAGCTGGTGGGGACGACGATGCCGTGGGCCGCGGTGGGGATCGCGGTGGTGGGGGCGGGGCTGCTGGAGGTCGCGTGGAGGTGGGTGGGGAGGAAGTGGCCGGCGTAG